The DNA segment AGCTGGTCAGGGTGGTGATCTGCTCCCGGTCCAGGATCTGCCCGAAGGCTGGCATCTCGGACATCCGCGTGTCGGGGTCGGTGACCGAGCGGATACCGTGCATCAGGGTCTGGCGGATGGTGTGGATGTCGCCACCCCACAGCCAGCTGTCGTCGCCAAGCGCCGGATAACCCGACTGGCCGGCACCGCCGGCACCATGGCAGGCGGCGCAGTTCTCGGCGAAGGCCACCCGGCCGCCTGCGACCGCATAGGTCGCGGTTGCGGGATCCTTCAGGATGTCGGCCACATCGGTGGCCCTGATCTTCGCCAGGACGTCGGCGCGGCCGGCTTCCACGGCGGCCAGGTTCTCGACATGCTCGACGCGGGTCGAATAGCCGAGCAGGCCCTTGAAATAGGTGGTCCCGAGCGGGATGCCGGGGAAGAGCAGCACCCACACCGCCGAGAAGGCGATGCTGATATAGAACACATACAGCCACCACTTCGGCAGCGGCGTGTTCAGCTCCTTGATCCCGTCCCACTCGTGGCCGGTGGTCATGCGGCCGGTGGCCGTGTCCTTCTCGATCTTGGTCGGCATGGCGCCAATCCTTCAGGCGTCGTCGTCGCGGAGCGGGATGCGTGAGGCGCTGTCCATCTCGGCACGCTGGCCGGGCAGGAAAGCTTTCACGCCGTTCGCGAGGATCAGGATCATGACGGCGACAATCCACCATGAACGGATGAACTGATAAATCGCGTGGAGGTCGTCATTGCCCAACATGGTCAGTGGCTCCCATTACCTCTGTGGTGCTTGACATCACTGCTGAAGTTCTTCGACCGTCAGGTCGTTGAACCGCACCATGGTGCCCAGCACCTGCAGATAGGCCACCAGCGCGTCCATCTCGGTCAGCTTCGCGGTGTCCCCGTCATAATTGTCGACGCGGGCACCGGGATAGCGGGCGATCAGACCCTCGGCGTCGCTCATCGGGTCGGCCTGGGCGACCATGTCGGCCAGGGCCACGTCGATCATCTCGGCCGTATAAGGCACGCCGACGGTGGCATTGGCGCCAAGCCGGCCGGCCATGCTGGCGGTCTCAAGCGGCCGGTTCAGCAGGAAGCCATAGGTCGGCATCACAGAACCGGGCACCAGGGCACGCGGATCATAGAGATGCGCCACGTGCCATTCGTTGGAGTACTTGCCACCCACCCGGGCCAGATCCGGCCCGGTGCGCTTCGACCCCCACTGGAAGGGATGATCGTATTTGCTCTCGGCCGCCAGGCTGTAATGGCCATAGCGTTCGGCCTCGTCGCGGAAGGGGCGCACCTGCTGGCTGTGGCAGGTATAGCAGCCCTCCCGGATGTAGATGTCGCGGCCGGCCAGCTCCAGCGGGGTGTAGGGGCGGACACCGTCCACCGCCTCGACCGTGCTCTCGATGGTGTAGAGCGGGATGATCTCGACCATGCCGCCGATCGAGACGGTGGCGAGGGTCAGAATGACCAGAAGCCCGGTGCGCTTCTCGATCTTGTCATGCGTGAGCGCCATGGGATCAGGCCTCCACCGTGGCAGGCGCCGCGGCCCGGCTGGCTGCGACCGGCTGGCCCACCTGCACCGTCATGATCAGGTTGTAGACCATGATCAGGGCACCGGTGAGGAACAGCACGCCGCCAAGTCCGCGGATGATGTAGAAGGGATGCATGGCCATGACGGTCTCGACGAAGCTGTACTGAAGGAAACCCAGCTCGTCATAGGCGCGCCACATCAGGCCCTGCATGATGCCGGACACCCACATCGAGGTGATGTAGAGCAGGATGCCGAGCGTCGAGATCCAGTAGTGCCAGGACACCAGCGCCATCGAATACAGGCCCTGCTTCTTCCACAGCATCGGCACCATCATGTAGATCGCGCCGAAGGACACGAAGGCGACCCAGCCGAGGGCGCCGGAATGTACGTGGCCGATGGTCCAGTCGGTGTAGTGGCTGAGCGCGTTGACCGCGCGGATCGACATGACCGGACCTTCGAAGGTCGACATGCCATAGAAGGCGACCGAGGTGACCAGGAAGCGGATGACAGGATCGGTGCGCAGCTTGTCCCAGGCGCCGGACAGGGTCATCAGGCCGTTGATCATGCCGCCCCACGAGGGCATCCACAGCATGATCGAGAACACCATGCCCAGCGTCTGCGCCCAGTCGGGCAGTGCCGTATAGTGCAGATGATGCGGGCCGGCCCAGATGTAGAGGAAGATCAGCGACCAGAAGTGGACGATCGACAGGCGATAGGAATAGATCGGCCGTTCCGCGCGCTTGGGGATGTAGTAGTACATGATCGCAAGGAAGCCGGCGGTCAGGAAGAAGCCCACGGCGTTATGGCCATACCACCACTGCACCAGCGCATCCTGAACGCCCGCGAACACCACATAGCTCTTCGAGCCCAGCAGGCTGGCCGGCACCGACAGGTTGTTCACGATGTGCAGCATCGCGATGGTCACGATGAAGGCGATGTAGAACCAGTTCGCCACATAGATATGGGGCTCGCGCCGGCGCACCACCGTGCCGATGAAGGCGACGAAATAGCAGACCCAGACGATGGTCAGCCACAGGTCGACATACCATTCCGGCTCGGCATATTCCTTGCCCTGGGTATAGCCCAGCAGATAGCCGAGCGCCGCCTGGACGATGAAGAAGTTGTAGCCCCAGAAGATGAACCGCGCGAGCGCCGGCCCGCCGAACAGCGGCGCGCGGCAGGTGCGCTGCACCACATGGAACGAGGTGCCGATCAGCACGTTGCCGCCGAAGGCGAAGATGGCGGCCGAGGTGTGCAGCGGCCGCAGCCGGCCGAACGAGGTGTATTCCAGGCCGAGGTTGAGCGAGGGGAACGCCAGCTGGAAGGCGATGAAGGTACCGGCCGCAAAGGCCGCCACGCCCCAGAACATGGCGGCGATCACGAACAGCCGGATCGTGCCTTCGTCATAGCGGGCGGCGGAGCGCACGGGCGTCGTCGCCCGGCCCTGCACGTCGCCCAGTGTTGCGGTCATTGTCATTGGATCACCGCTCCGGTGTCAGAGGCGAGACGTGTCACAGATCCGGGCCGTCGGCGGGGATCGATCCCTCGCCGTCGGTCTCGACCGATGCGAAATGGCGGTTGATCTCGCCGACGATGTAAACGATCGCCAGGATGCCGAGCCCGATCCCGAAGATCCTGATCCCGATATCCGCGGCGTGGCCGGCCATATAGAGGCCGACGACGCCCGCCAGCGTCAGCAGTGCGCCGATGACGATCGACAAACCGTCCGGCCCGATTGGTTTTCTGTCGCTCATGCCCCGTATCCTCAAGCCAACCTTCCGCACGGCCAGACACGCCGGCGGGGTCATGCGGACGACGAACCACGGATGATCCGCGGCCCAACGCCGTCTCGTTGGCATGAAACTATGACGGGCCGGCGGTCACAGCCTTGACACAGGTCAAGGCGCGCACGTGCACAGCCCGACAGGATCGCCCATACTGGCCCGAAGGTCCGCGGCGGATGGTCGCATGAGCCTGCGCCAATGGCCGGATCACGCCATTTTGCAACCACCGGCCGGGTTGGCCGGCGCAGCCCCACCGACAGGTGCATGGCAGACATGCTCGAAC comes from the Tistrella bauzanensis genome and includes:
- the ccoO gene encoding cytochrome-c oxidase, cbb3-type subunit II, which encodes MALTHDKIEKRTGLLVILTLATVSIGGMVEIIPLYTIESTVEAVDGVRPYTPLELAGRDIYIREGCYTCHSQQVRPFRDEAERYGHYSLAAESKYDHPFQWGSKRTGPDLARVGGKYSNEWHVAHLYDPRALVPGSVMPTYGFLLNRPLETASMAGRLGANATVGVPYTAEMIDVALADMVAQADPMSDAEGLIARYPGARVDNYDGDTAKLTEMDALVAYLQVLGTMVRFNDLTVEELQQ
- a CDS encoding cbb3-type cytochrome c oxidase subunit 3, coding for MLGNDDLHAIYQFIRSWWIVAVMILILANGVKAFLPGQRAEMDSASRIPLRDDDA
- the ccoN gene encoding cytochrome-c oxidase, cbb3-type subunit I; the protein is MTMTATLGDVQGRATTPVRSAARYDEGTIRLFVIAAMFWGVAAFAAGTFIAFQLAFPSLNLGLEYTSFGRLRPLHTSAAIFAFGGNVLIGTSFHVVQRTCRAPLFGGPALARFIFWGYNFFIVQAALGYLLGYTQGKEYAEPEWYVDLWLTIVWVCYFVAFIGTVVRRREPHIYVANWFYIAFIVTIAMLHIVNNLSVPASLLGSKSYVVFAGVQDALVQWWYGHNAVGFFLTAGFLAIMYYYIPKRAERPIYSYRLSIVHFWSLIFLYIWAGPHHLHYTALPDWAQTLGMVFSIMLWMPSWGGMINGLMTLSGAWDKLRTDPVIRFLVTSVAFYGMSTFEGPVMSIRAVNALSHYTDWTIGHVHSGALGWVAFVSFGAIYMMVPMLWKKQGLYSMALVSWHYWISTLGILLYITSMWVSGIMQGLMWRAYDELGFLQYSFVETVMAMHPFYIIRGLGGVLFLTGALIMVYNLIMTVQVGQPVAASRAAAPATVEA
- the ccoP gene encoding cytochrome-c oxidase, cbb3-type subunit III, which gives rise to MPTKIEKDTATGRMTTGHEWDGIKELNTPLPKWWLYVFYISIAFSAVWVLLFPGIPLGTTYFKGLLGYSTRVEHVENLAAVEAGRADVLAKIRATDVADILKDPATATYAVAGGRVAFAENCAACHGAGGAGQSGYPALGDDSWLWGGDIHTIRQTLMHGIRSVTDPDTRMSEMPAFGQILDREQITTLTSYVLSLSGAATPAAAVMEQGQTLFADNCAACHGDNGQGNREFGAPSLADQLWLYGGTEAEVAGQITQPRHGVMPNWGGRLDEATINMLAVYVHSLGGGE